atgctgtccaaggggctcccgatgctgtcccgctgctccggtgtcttcttcgcgatcctccggcttcttccgcatcttctgcagggtctgggccttgctttctggtgacgttattatgctgctgtgccggcgcggtgtgcgtagtgacgtaataactatgccggaaagcgaggcccggaccccggagaagatgcagaagatgctggaggatcgcaaagtggacccggagcagcgggaataggtaggcaaacctgcccgggatgcttaaactgctatccaacagcagcttaagcattttgtgctgtcggctagcagttaatgcgatggccccgacatataaaagcatcgtatgtcgatgctgacatcgacatgcgatggcctctgagaggccatcgtatgtcgattttatcatatgttggggccatcgcaggtcggggggttactgtataaaactgtaattttttgtgaagaatcaacaacaagtgggacacaatcatgaagtggaacgaaatgtattggttatttcaaactttgttaacaaataaaaaaaacaaaaaaattgggcgtgcaaaattattcagcccctttactttcagtgcagcaaactctctccagaagttcagtgaggttctctgaatgatccaatattgacctaaatgactaatgatgatcaatagaatccacctgtgtgtaatcaagtccgtataaatgcacctgcactgtgatagtctcagaggtccgtttaaagcgcagagagcatcatgaagaacaaggaacacaccaggcaggtccgagatactgttgtggagaagtttaaagcaagatttggatacaaaaagatttcccaagctttaaacatcccaaggagcactgtgcaagcgataatattgaaatggaaggagtatcagaccactgcaaatctacaaagacctggccgtccctctaaactttcagctcatacaagaagactgatcagagatgcagccaagaggcccatgatcactttggatgaactgcagagatctacagctgaggtgggagactctgtccataggacaacaatcagtcgtatactgcacaaatctggcctttatggaagggtggcaagaagaaagccatttcttgaagatatccataaaaagtgttgtttaaagtttgccacaagccacctgggagacacaccaaacatgtggaagaaggtgctctggtcagatgaaaccaaaatcgaactttttggcaacaatgcaaaacgttatgtttggcataaaagcaacacagctcatcaccctgaacacgccatccccactgtcaaacatggtggtggcagcatcatggtttgggcctgtttttcttcagcagggacaaggaagatggttaaaattgatgggaaggtggatggagccaaatacaggaccattctggaaggaaacctgatggagtctgcaaaagacctgagactgggatggagatttgtcttccaacaagataatgatccaaaacataaagcaaaatctacaatggaatggttcaaaaataaacatatccaggtgttagaatggccaagtccagacctgaatccaatcgagaatctgtggaaagaactgaaaactgctgttcacaaacgctctccatccaacctccctGAGCgtgagctgttttgcaaggaggaatgggcaaaaatttcagtctctcaatgttcaaaactgatagagacatgcCCCaacttatttgttaaaaaaagttcgaaatatccaataaatttcgttccccttcatgattgtgtcccacttgttgttgattcttcacaaaaaattacagttttatatctttatgttttgaagcctgaaatgtggcaaaaggtcgaaaagttcaagggggcggaatactttcacaaggcactgtatgtaaaatgatatcctgaaagccaaatggtgctcctctccttttgggtcccaccatgtggccatgcaaccaaatatggcctaagcaagGGTATTACAGAACACTGCGcacaaagcgtaaaaaaaatttggggcacatttcctacttttcagatgcaatttacaaaaaatatgtcccacaaatgatgcatttgtgaaagaaaaaaaattaaataaaattttttccactgactttgtaaacattccagccacacaaaaaggactcaaaatactcacttttggtctagatgaatactttagggggtgtagtttctaaaatagggtcacttgtgggggttctgtttggttctggcagctaaaaccctttgcaggcatgaaatgCGGCCtaaaatccattcggcctaaaatgatgccctgaatgccaaatggcgctcctctccgtctgggtcctaccacgcggccaaggaaccaaatgtggcctaagcgggggtatttccaaacactggCCGATCATCTTAATAAAACATAGGGGGCATTTCTTCCAATATCAGAAactatgtacaaaaaatatgccccacaaattatGCAATTTTTAAcattgactttgtaataattcgaTGGTGTTTGAATAAATTTGGCGTATCTTGCGGAAAGTTTCCAGTGAGCGTGTTTTTGCGTCTGTGTTATGGACATCTGTTATCATACCTGTGGTCAGACCAGGACTTTTATCCGTTTATATAGACACAAATACATGCTCGTGTGAAATGGGCCCCAGGCTGTGCTGTAAACAGTGAACTTAGATGTATATTTGCCCAGAAACTTGCACTATTTTCTCTGTAAACTTGTCAGGACACCTCCTTTTATTTTCTCGCCACCGTCCAggtagacaaaagtatttcagaaTTTGTCACTTTTATGCCAAAAACACTGGTAGTTAATATGTTACCTTTTTACATTTAAAGGAAgacttagagcagtggtctcctatctgttgacctccagattttgcaaaactacaattcccagcatgtccggacagccttcggctgtccgggcatgctcggagttataATTTTGCCCACTGCTGCCTTAGGGAATAAAACCTGTCCTGATCATACAcatatagtgctgggcggtatatcggttcATACCAAATGCAggtgtgttttttctttacgATATTAACTTTTCACATACCGAAATaccgtttccatagcaaccaactccaaTGCATGATGACGTAGAGAAACGGCCGGCCACACAGCGTCTCTGGGTAGTGTAGTCCAAGCTTCACTGAACTGGCTGGgaagggaactacaactcccggcggaCACGGGAAACTCAAGCAGAACtgtggagacatggaggagagttaccGGGCGGCCTGACCGAGACCCTGGGTACCATGGTGAGGGCCCTCCCCAAATACTGTGAAGCCGCcataatttaaaagaatacagTGCTATTCATTTTTAGTCATACTGCCCAGCAGTATACACGTATGTATCTAAAACATGACCCGGACTGATTCCCATTGTGTAGCTATAAACAGTGAAGCCTCCATTCAGTGACCTCAAGCAGAGATCATGAACAccgtagaaataaaaataaattgtatgaCATGTTATACTATTTTTATAGGTGTTTTTGCTGATCCTCGATTCAATTTAAAGGAGTTCATTGATGGCCGCCAGTGTTTGAATACTGGGGGTCCAACCTCAGGATCCTCCTGTAGATCAATATGAATGTACAGTACCGGATAAACCCATAGTCCAGGTTCACTTGAGGGCAAAAGTGTGACCAGTTTGCACTCCCTATAGCTAGATAAAACCAAGATACTGTACAACACCCTTTAGGGCGACACAGATTTTGTGTAGTCCCTGTGTGTTATTTGGGGGGGCCCTCATGTCTCTTTTACTTTTACAGTGACGCACTGGACGCATTAGGCTTGAAGAGGTACTGCTGCCGCCGTATGCTTCTTGCTCATGTGGATCTCATAGAGAAGTTGTTAAACTACGCTCCCTTGGAGAAATGAGAAGACATAAGGGAACATGGTGTTTACCGATGGTGCCCATTAAGGAGAGATGGAAGAAGCCCATGTGTCACAGAGCACATAGATGGAGTGAACCAGGACATTCCTATTCATGTATTACTTCAACAACATTGACTCattttgtgtttaataaagttatttttgttTATAATTGATAACGGTGTGTCATTATAGCATGGGTGAAGCATCACAAGCTTGACTTCAATGGTAGCTTCGGCAGTAAAAACTAGTGACAATAATTTTCAGTGCGTTTTTCCTTCTCCTATCAGTCAGTTGAGTGGGGTTTTGAGCAATGAgaccacacagttttttttttttttttgtttgttttttttaaattgtgggactgtacaccccttaaggactgagggtttttcaatttttgcactttcgttttttcctcctcaccttttaaaaatcataaccctttcaattttgcacgtaaaaatccatatgatggcttattttttgcgccaccaatttttttgcagtgacatcagtcatattacccaaaaatctacagcgaagaaaaaacgccattttgtaacttttgggggcttccgtttctatgcagtgcatttttcagtaaaaatgacaccttatcgttattctgtaggtccatacagttaaaatgataccctagttatataggcttgattttgtagtacttctggaaaaaatcataactacatgcaggaaaatgtctagttttaaaattgtcatcttctgacgcctataacttttttatttccctgcgtatgatggctcattttttgcgctgtgatctgaagtttttagcggtacaatttttgtattgatctgacttattgatcgctttttattcatttttttcatgatataaaaaacgacctaaaatacgttattttggactttggaatttttttgcgcttacgccattgaccatgcggtttaattaatgatatattttttatagtttggacatttacgcactcggcgataccacatatgtttattttacatgtttttttttttttttgtaatagatCAACTTgcaccagaaaggtaaacagattcgtaaattacttctattaaaaaatctcaatccttccaataattatcagctgctgaagttgagttgctcttttctgtcacCATTCTCCTGTCCTGTGTGTTGGATTATTTATATTGCAATAAAGCTGGAAGTTCATAAGAGAAGCTGCCGTGCTGGAAACTCTTGTTT
The sequence above is a segment of the Hyla sarda isolate aHylSar1 chromosome 6, aHylSar1.hap1, whole genome shotgun sequence genome. Coding sequences within it:
- the POLR2L gene encoding DNA-directed RNA polymerases I, II, and III subunit RPABC5, whose protein sequence is MIIPVRCFTCGKIVGNKWEAYLGLLQAEYTEGDALDALGLKRYCCRRMLLAHVDLIEKLLNYAPLEK